The following coding sequences are from one Ammoniphilus sp. CFH 90114 window:
- the glpX gene encoding class II fructose-bisphosphatase: MERSLSLELVRVTEAAALASARWMGFGKKDEADDAATTAMRAEFNSVPMVGTVVIGEGEMDEAPMLYIGEKLGLGLGPSVDVAVDPLEGTNIVAKGLWNAMSVLAVADKGNLLHAPDMYMDKIAVGPECVGAIDIDRTVRENLEAVAKCKGKDLRELTAIILDRPRHEKIIQEVRDAGVRIKLISDGDVSAAISTAFQDTGVDILFGAGGAPEGVISAVALKCLGGEIQGRLLPQNEEEIERCKRMGLVDPHQVLRMEDLVKGDDAIFAATGVTDGEFLRGVRFSGNRATTHSVVMRAKTGTIRFVEGQHRLELKPNLVMKNV; the protein is encoded by the coding sequence ATGGAACGGAGTTTATCACTAGAATTAGTGCGCGTAACAGAAGCGGCTGCCTTAGCCTCTGCGCGTTGGATGGGTTTTGGAAAAAAGGATGAAGCAGATGATGCCGCTACGACAGCTATGCGTGCGGAGTTTAACTCTGTACCGATGGTGGGTACGGTCGTGATTGGAGAAGGAGAGATGGATGAGGCTCCGATGCTTTATATCGGGGAAAAACTCGGACTTGGTCTCGGACCTTCTGTTGACGTAGCTGTAGATCCATTAGAAGGTACCAACATTGTAGCTAAGGGATTATGGAACGCCATGAGTGTCCTTGCTGTTGCAGATAAGGGAAATCTGCTGCATGCTCCAGATATGTATATGGATAAGATTGCTGTTGGTCCAGAGTGTGTAGGAGCGATTGACATCGATCGTACAGTCCGTGAAAACCTTGAGGCGGTAGCCAAATGTAAAGGGAAAGATCTTCGTGAGTTAACAGCGATTATCTTAGATCGCCCTCGTCATGAGAAGATTATTCAAGAGGTTCGCGATGCTGGAGTTCGTATTAAGTTGATCTCCGATGGCGATGTTTCAGCGGCTATTAGTACGGCATTCCAGGACACAGGTGTGGATATTCTATTTGGGGCCGGCGGTGCACCAGAAGGCGTAATTTCAGCTGTTGCTTTGAAGTGTCTCGGTGGAGAAATTCAAGGTCGTCTGCTTCCGCAGAACGAAGAAGAGATCGAGCGATGCAAGCGAATGGGATTAGTGGATCCTCACCAGGTTCTTCGTATGGAAGATTTAGTAAAAGGTGATGACGCCATCTTTGCTGCTACCGGGGTTACAGATGGGGAATTCCTTCGCGGCGTTCGCTTTAGTGGAAACAGAGCAACGACTCATTCCGTTGTGATGAGAGCGAAAACGGGAACGATCCGTTTCGTTGAAGGGCAGCATCGTTTAGAGCTTAAGCCTAATCTTGTTATGAAAAATGTCTAG
- a CDS encoding CTP synthase, translating to MAKYIFVTGGVVSSLGKGITAASLGRLLKNRGLRVTMQKLDPYINIDPGTMSPYQHGEVFVTDDGAETDLDLGHYERFIDVNLNSNSNVTTGKIYSSVINKERRGDYLGGTVQVIPHITNEIKERVFRAGRTGDVDVVLTEIGGTVGDIESLPFLEAIRQIKSDIGRENVMYIHCSLIPYLSAAGELKTKPTQHSVKELRSLGIQPNVVVCRTEQPLSQDMKDKLALFCDIDPKAVIEARDAETLYEVPLMMKEQGLDDYVVKHLGLQAGEPDMTEWEELVRKVKNLTDTTRIAIVGKYVALHDAYLSVAEALYHAGFDNGTDIDIKWVDAEEVTPDNVQEMLGDVDGILVPGGFGDRGVEGKITAARFARENKVPFLGICLGMQIACIEYARHVLGYEGANSSEINPDTKYPVIDLLPEQKDIENLGGTMRLGLSPCKVEEESLVYHAYESTLIYERHRHRYEFNNEYREEMKKAGFRFSGTSPDGRLVECIEVVDHPWYVATQFHPEFTSRPNRPQPLFRKFVQASKQLKQ from the coding sequence ATGGCAAAGTACATTTTCGTCACGGGAGGAGTTGTTTCTTCTCTTGGTAAGGGTATTACGGCAGCGTCGTTAGGTCGACTGCTTAAGAACAGAGGACTGCGGGTCACGATGCAGAAGCTAGATCCGTACATCAACATTGATCCAGGTACAATGAGTCCGTATCAGCATGGAGAAGTTTTTGTTACCGATGACGGAGCAGAGACGGACTTGGACTTGGGCCACTACGAGCGCTTTATCGATGTTAACCTGAATTCCAACAGCAATGTGACAACAGGGAAGATTTATTCTTCTGTCATTAATAAGGAACGCCGTGGAGATTATCTAGGTGGAACGGTTCAAGTTATTCCACACATCACGAATGAAATTAAAGAGAGAGTGTTCCGTGCTGGACGTACAGGAGATGTGGATGTGGTCTTGACGGAAATCGGGGGAACGGTAGGGGATATCGAGAGCTTACCATTCTTAGAAGCGATTCGTCAGATTAAGAGCGATATCGGTCGGGAAAATGTGATGTACATCCACTGCAGCTTGATTCCTTATCTTTCTGCTGCAGGAGAATTAAAGACGAAACCTACTCAGCACAGTGTAAAAGAGCTTCGCAGCTTAGGAATTCAACCGAATGTCGTGGTTTGCCGAACAGAGCAGCCTCTCTCTCAAGATATGAAGGATAAATTAGCACTGTTCTGCGATATCGATCCGAAGGCGGTTATTGAAGCACGCGATGCGGAGACGCTATATGAAGTTCCGTTAATGATGAAGGAACAAGGCTTAGATGACTATGTGGTGAAACACTTGGGTCTGCAGGCAGGCGAACCGGATATGACCGAGTGGGAGGAGTTAGTCCGTAAGGTTAAGAATCTTACAGATACGACTCGAATTGCCATTGTTGGTAAGTATGTAGCGCTTCACGATGCTTATCTCAGCGTAGCAGAAGCCTTATACCATGCTGGATTTGATAATGGAACAGATATAGATATCAAGTGGGTGGATGCCGAAGAGGTAACTCCGGACAACGTTCAGGAAATGTTGGGAGATGTGGACGGAATCTTAGTACCGGGCGGATTTGGTGATCGCGGAGTGGAAGGGAAGATTACTGCTGCTCGTTTTGCTCGTGAGAATAAAGTTCCTTTCCTTGGGATTTGCCTAGGTATGCAAATTGCCTGCATAGAGTATGCTCGTCACGTCCTGGGATACGAGGGAGCCAACAGTTCGGAGATTAACCCTGATACGAAGTATCCGGTCATTGACTTGCTACCAGAACAAAAGGATATTGAAAACCTTGGGGGTACGATGCGTCTAGGCCTTTCTCCTTGCAAGGTGGAAGAAGAAAGCTTAGTTTATCATGCTTACGAGAGTACCTTAATCTACGAGCGCCATCGTCACCGTTACGAGTTTAACAATGAGTACCGTGAAGAGATGAAGAAGGCTGGATTCCGTTTCAGTGGAACTTCTCCTGACGGACGCTTAGTAGAGTGCATTGAAGTTGTGGATCATCCATGGTATGTGGCTACACAGTTCCATCCGGAGTTTACCTCTCGTCCGAACCGTCCACAACCGTTATTCCGTAAGTTTGTACAAGCTTCTAAGCAATTAAAGCAATAA
- a CDS encoding UDP-N-acetylglucosamine 1-carboxyvinyltransferase — translation MEKLCIKGGIPLKGKVSISGAKNSAVALIPATILAESPTIIDNLPKINDVQIYIEILKELGAKVELDGHSLYVDPTGIAPKPLPNGKVKKLRASYYLMGALLGRFGEAFIGLPGGCNLGPRPIDQHIKGFEALGTKIESRDGALSLVAEELIGNKIYLDVISVGATINIMLAASRAKGTTIIENAAKEPEIIDVATLLSSMGASIKGAGTDVIRITGKSELSGCRHSIIPDRIEAGTYMIAAAATQGDVVIDQVIPRHLEGISAKLEEMGVKVIEQDESIRVIGEKFYRSIDVKTGAYPGFATDLQQPMTALLTLAQGTSMVTDNIYTARFRHVDELVRMGAQIKVEGRSAIIEGVKQLQGATVKAADLRAGAALIVAALAAEGVTEITGVEHIDRGYDILEEKLRFLGAEIWREQKESTEE, via the coding sequence ATGGAGAAACTGTGCATTAAAGGCGGAATACCGCTTAAGGGGAAAGTTTCAATCAGTGGAGCCAAAAACAGTGCCGTCGCATTGATTCCTGCAACCATCTTGGCTGAATCTCCGACGATTATTGATAATCTTCCAAAAATTAATGATGTACAAATCTATATCGAGATCTTAAAAGAACTAGGGGCTAAGGTCGAGCTAGATGGCCATTCTCTTTATGTGGATCCAACCGGAATCGCACCTAAGCCTCTTCCAAACGGGAAAGTAAAAAAGCTTAGAGCCTCCTATTATTTAATGGGTGCTTTATTAGGACGTTTCGGCGAAGCATTCATTGGGCTGCCTGGAGGATGTAACTTAGGTCCACGTCCAATTGATCAGCATATTAAAGGTTTTGAAGCACTGGGGACAAAAATTGAATCTCGTGATGGAGCGCTTTCCTTAGTGGCTGAGGAGCTCATCGGAAATAAGATCTATCTTGATGTTATCAGTGTAGGAGCAACCATTAATATTATGTTGGCTGCTTCAAGGGCAAAAGGCACAACCATTATTGAGAACGCGGCTAAAGAGCCGGAGATCATTGATGTAGCAACCTTGCTGTCATCTATGGGTGCCTCGATTAAAGGGGCGGGTACGGACGTTATTCGAATTACGGGTAAGTCAGAGCTCAGCGGATGTCGTCATTCGATTATTCCTGATCGTATTGAAGCCGGTACTTATATGATTGCTGCTGCTGCAACGCAAGGGGATGTTGTGATTGATCAGGTGATCCCCCGTCATCTTGAAGGAATCTCTGCGAAGCTAGAAGAGATGGGTGTAAAAGTGATTGAACAGGATGAGTCTATTCGGGTCATTGGAGAGAAATTTTATCGTTCTATTGATGTGAAAACAGGAGCTTATCCGGGCTTTGCTACTGATCTGCAGCAACCTATGACAGCGTTGCTTACCCTTGCACAAGGGACAAGCATGGTAACCGATAATATCTATACTGCACGCTTCCGTCATGTGGATGAGTTAGTTCGTATGGGAGCGCAGATTAAGGTAGAAGGACGTTCCGCTATCATCGAGGGCGTGAAGCAATTGCAGGGGGCAACCGTAAAGGCGGCTGACTTGAGAGCTGGAGCAGCCCTTATCGTCGCAGCACTTGCAGCTGAGGGAGTCACCGAAATTACTGGAGTCGAGCACATTGACCGAGGGTATGATATTTTAGAAGAGAAGCTGCGGTTCTTAGGTGCAGAAATTTGGCGTGAACAGAAGGAAAGCACGGAAGAATAA
- the fba gene encoding class II fructose-1,6-bisphosphate aldolase: protein MPLVSMREMLNKAVEGKYAVGQFNLNNLEFTQAILQAAKEENSPVILGVSEGAARYMGGFKTVVAMVKALMEEYQVNVPVAIHLDHGSSFEKCVEAMYAGFTSVMIDGSHHPLEENIALTKKVVDVAHTLGISVEAELGRIGGQEDDLIVDDAEAAYAVPAECDQLVRETGVDCFAPALGSVHGPYKGEPNLGFDRMEEIQKLTGVPLVLHGGTGIPTKDIGRAISLGTAKINVNTENQMASAATVRKVLAEKPNEYDPRKYLGPARETIKETVKAKMREFGSSNQA from the coding sequence ATGCCGTTAGTGTCGATGAGAGAAATGCTGAACAAAGCTGTAGAAGGAAAGTATGCTGTAGGGCAGTTTAACTTGAATAACCTAGAGTTTACCCAAGCCATTCTTCAAGCAGCGAAAGAAGAGAACTCTCCAGTAATCCTTGGAGTCAGTGAAGGTGCTGCTCGTTATATGGGTGGATTCAAGACGGTTGTCGCTATGGTGAAGGCTCTTATGGAAGAGTACCAGGTGAATGTACCCGTAGCGATTCACTTAGATCACGGTTCATCTTTCGAAAAATGCGTTGAAGCGATGTACGCTGGATTTACATCCGTTATGATTGATGGATCCCATCATCCGCTTGAAGAGAACATTGCCTTAACGAAGAAGGTTGTAGATGTTGCTCATACCTTAGGAATTTCCGTAGAAGCTGAATTAGGACGCATTGGTGGACAAGAGGACGACTTGATTGTTGATGACGCGGAAGCTGCTTATGCGGTACCTGCTGAATGTGATCAGTTAGTCCGCGAAACAGGCGTAGATTGCTTTGCTCCGGCTCTGGGATCTGTTCACGGACCTTACAAGGGTGAGCCAAATCTAGGATTTGACCGTATGGAAGAGATCCAAAAGCTTACAGGTGTACCTTTAGTTTTACACGGAGGAACAGGTATTCCAACAAAGGATATTGGGCGTGCGATTTCCTTAGGGACAGCTAAAATCAATGTAAACACCGAGAACCAAATGGCATCTGCCGCAACGGTTCGTAAGGTTCTAGCTGAGAAGCCAAATGAGTATGATCCACGCAAATACTTAGGTCCTGCTCGCGAAACGATTAAGGAAACGGTAAAAGCGAAGATGCGCGAATTCGGAAGCAGCAATCAAGCGTAA
- a CDS encoding response regulator, with translation MSQNKVLIVDDQYGIRVLLYEVFGKEGYETFQAANGKEALDIVTKQSPDLVILDMKIPGMDGLEILKEIKKIDKSIKVIMMTAYGELDMIKEATELGAITHFTKPFDIDELRLAVKSQLAV, from the coding sequence ATGTCTCAGAACAAGGTACTTATTGTAGACGATCAGTATGGAATTCGCGTGCTTCTTTATGAAGTGTTTGGCAAGGAAGGGTACGAAACCTTCCAAGCAGCCAACGGTAAGGAAGCTCTGGACATTGTGACGAAGCAATCGCCTGACTTGGTAATCTTAGATATGAAGATCCCAGGGATGGATGGACTCGAGATATTGAAGGAAATTAAAAAGATTGATAAGAGCATTAAGGTTATCATGATGACTGCATACGGTGAACTGGACATGATAAAGGAAGCCACTGAACTTGGCGCTATTACCCATTTCACCAAGCCGTTTGACATTGATGAACTTAGATTGGCGGTTAAGAGCCAATTGGCTGTGTAA
- the fsa gene encoding fructose-6-phosphate aldolase — protein sequence MKFFIDTANVNEIREVNSWGVLAGVTTNPSLVAKEGRDFIENLKEIIEIVDGPISAEVISTEAEGMIEEGEKLASLSKNIVIKVPMTAEGLKAVKHFASKQIKTNVTLVFSANQALLAARAGATYVSPFLGRLDDIGQDGLLLISDIVDIFNAHGLETEIISASIRHPIHVTEAAKMGAHIATIPHKVFEQMLKHPLTDQGIEKFLADWENAKK from the coding sequence ATGAAATTTTTCATCGATACGGCGAATGTTAATGAAATCCGTGAAGTGAATAGTTGGGGAGTACTGGCTGGAGTTACGACCAATCCTTCTCTTGTGGCTAAGGAAGGGCGGGATTTCATTGAGAACCTCAAGGAGATCATTGAAATCGTAGATGGCCCAATTAGTGCTGAAGTGATTAGTACAGAAGCAGAGGGCATGATTGAAGAAGGGGAAAAGCTGGCTTCTTTATCGAAGAACATTGTCATTAAGGTTCCGATGACAGCAGAAGGTCTTAAGGCTGTTAAGCATTTCGCAAGCAAACAAATTAAGACGAATGTGACGCTTGTCTTTTCCGCTAATCAAGCCTTACTGGCTGCTCGAGCTGGTGCGACTTATGTTTCACCGTTCTTGGGGCGCCTAGATGATATCGGTCAGGATGGGCTATTGCTGATCTCCGATATTGTTGACATTTTCAATGCTCATGGTTTGGAGACGGAGATTATCTCAGCGAGTATTCGTCATCCTATTCATGTCACAGAAGCAGCGAAAATGGGAGCTCATATCGCAACTATCCCGCATAAGGTGTTTGAGCAGATGCTGAAGCATCCTTTAACAGATCAAGGGATTGAAAAATTCTTGGCTGATTGGGAGAATGCAAAAAAATAA
- the rpoE gene encoding DNA-directed RNA polymerase subunit delta, which translates to MANQTEQDKWQEVALVDISYEVLDRASKTMNYKEIFKDAANLKGLTDEELMELVPQVYTEMNLDGRFICISAGEWGLKKWYTTEAIEESIEALARAKGIDDDDDDYGFDDEEITDEDFTEIEDYDNPDEDEEVDDEEVEEEEDLEFEEEEDGEFEEEGDDEFADDEEGDDVDEEDDDK; encoded by the coding sequence TTGGCAAATCAAACAGAGCAGGACAAATGGCAGGAAGTTGCTCTTGTAGATATTTCTTACGAGGTATTAGATCGTGCAAGCAAGACCATGAACTACAAGGAAATCTTTAAGGATGCAGCCAACTTAAAGGGGCTTACCGATGAAGAACTAATGGAGCTTGTTCCGCAAGTATATACGGAGATGAACCTGGATGGCCGATTCATCTGTATCAGCGCCGGTGAATGGGGACTCAAGAAGTGGTACACTACAGAGGCGATTGAAGAATCCATTGAGGCCTTGGCAAGAGCGAAGGGTATCGATGATGATGACGATGATTATGGCTTCGATGATGAAGAAATTACAGATGAAGATTTCACAGAGATCGAGGACTACGATAATCCTGATGAAGACGAAGAAGTAGATGATGAAGAGGTTGAAGAAGAAGAAGACCTAGAATTTGAAGAAGAGGAAGATGGCGAGTTCGAAGAGGAAGGCGACGATGAATTTGCCGATGATGAAGAGGGAGATGACGTCGACGAAGAGGACGACGATAAATAG